TCGAAGGGAAGCAATCTCAATGCCGCAGAAGACAAGATTGCTTCGTCACTTCGTTCCTCGCAATGACAAGAGGGCAAAAGTCATTGCAAAGAGATGTCTTTTGGGACACTCTCTTGTGGGCACAATATATGGGATACTATCGCTTTCTTTTTTAGTGCATCCATAATGATGAAAGCTGTTTTTAGAGGTGCCCATAATATTTCTTGACAAATGATTAAAATTTTGATTACTATTGACTTTGCCTGGCACTCATGTATTAAATGGGTTTTATCAGGGAAGGTAAACTGTATTCTTGATGGATGAATAAAATTCAAAATAGTGTACACCCCCGCCGCCTTCGGCGGCGGGGGTGTACACTATATTCGTTAAGAATTTTTTTAAGGAATTATTGCTGGTAAAATATTGTCATTTTAAAATAATTTGTATATATTATTTTACAAGATAATAGAATATTGTACCGTATATACATATATTGGGATAAGAGGCCGGATATGCTGCAGAAGGTGTTACAGGAATACGATTCAAAGATTCACCTTGAAGAGTTGCTGACATTTGGCATGGCATTATTTCTTAATATATTAATTATTATTTTTTCTCACATTACGCTGGCACCTGTAATTTTTACCATCAATACTACCATTATGTTGCTTATTATTGCAACAGTATATACCCAGCGTTATGCCACTTCCACAATATATACCATTTATAGGGACTGGTATATATTACCACTTCTGGTAGCTATATTTATGGAACACAATAAACTGGTACCCCTTATTAACCCCCATGATATTGATACTGTCCTGATTAAAATTGACTATGCATTATTTCTTGGCAATCACCCCACAGTATTACTGGAAAAAATGTTACACCCCTTTATAACTGAACTATTACAGATAGTATATGCAAGTTTTTACTTTTTACCTTTTACACTATGCTTATTATTATATTTTAAAGAAAGGAAAGTTGATTTTCATATAGTTGCTTCCACAATAATGCTTGGATTTTATGTATCGTATATTGGCTACTATATATTTCCAGCTATTGGCCCACGGTTTACTCTCACTCATCTTCAGACAAAACCACTTGAAGGCCTATGGTTATTCAACTTTGTCCATCATGGACTGGCATATTTAGAAGGTGTTACACGCGATTGTTTCCCCAGTGGCCACACTCTGGTATCAATTTTGACAGTTCTTCTTGCTATAAAATTTCACAAGAAATTCAGCATCATTGCAACAGTATGGGCTATGCTTCTCATAATATCCACTGTGTATCTGCGTTATCATTATGTTATTGATGTGATAGCTGGATTTTTGGTTGGCCTGGCTACATTTAGATATGCTCCTGTACTGGCACGCCTGTATATCTTTGGCAGTGCTGAAATTTCTACTCCAGTACTTGATTATATACGTACCTGGTGGGATTGGCTTTCTGAAATCAGAAGACGGTAACAGAATTATAAAATAAAATAACCATAAATATACAAAGCTATTCCAAGAACTAAAAACAACAATGTCTTGAGCAATAGTGTTTCTTTTTCACGAATAAATATATCAATAAATGCCAGCAGTATTCCAAAAGCTGCTGAAACAATCCCTGCTTTAATGAAATCTAAACTGACAAAATATACTCCACCAACAGTTGCACCACCAATACCAATATCCATCATATCACGTATTCTAACTTTTTGTTTTGAAACAACTGTGGTTTCTTTTTTAACAAATGATGGAACTTCCTCTGGTTTGAAATATCGTTTGCGTGTTCTTTCCAATTCTTCCTGTCGCTTTTTCTTACGAGCAGCTATTTCTTCAGGACTTTCTCCTATTCCATAATGTTTGTTTATAAGTTTTATGACATCTTTATTGGGAATTGTGGATATCAGTTCAGCACGTTTTTCAAATTTTTCCTGCAAACTCACCGGTCGCCCTGAAGTAGCGTTACGTTCAGCAGTAATGCGACCCTTATCTATCACTGCATAATAGGGGTTGCCACCTTCGTCGCTGTCCTCTAAATAGAGGCGGACTCTTTTATCTTTTAAATTATAATCAACACGAATATAATCACCATTTTCATTATTGCAGTAAAAAACGCGTTGATACCCTCGTATTTCTGATGGCCTTCGTTTCCAGTAGGTCTTCTTTGTTTCAACAATTGTTACTGGTTTTTTTTGTATTCTTCTACGCATTATATAACCTGATCATATAATAAAATAGAAAAGAGATTGACCTATCTTTGTGCCAATCTCCCCTCTACTTACATTATCGTAATTTCTTCTTGTGACGATTAAGTCTTCTTCGTTTTTTTCGCTTGTGATTAGCAATCTTTCTGCGTTTTCGCTTCCTACCACAGGGCATAGTATTTAACTCTCCTTATATCAAAAATATATCACTATAATACTTTATGAAGTATATCCAATTAATAATATACTGCGAAAATAATTACACAATCTACTATTTTTTAAAGTTATCAAAATCTTTCTTTAAAGATTCTGATTCGATGTCATTGGACATATCCAATGGGATATTTTTATCCGAAGTTACTATCACCCTCACATTATCAGCTAATTTGTCAATATAAATATATTTCAATATATCCTTATTTTTAGCAATGATTCTTGATATTTTTTCCAGATGTTCCAGATACCGTGCATTTTTCAGTTCATCTTCCTTAAGCTGCTGTTGCAGCGCATTAAGCTGTATAGTACTGAATTTCTCCTGGGTAAGCAATTCAAGCAAAAATCTCTTGCCCTCGGTATAAACAGTATAGTCTGGCACATAGATAACACCTGGAGTAACTTCTTTAATAATAATCCCATCTCTGGCAAAGGATTCTTTTACATGATCTATCGCCACAGCTACTTCTTTCTGGATATTTGCCTGCAAGGCATTATACTGGTAATACGGATATAGAAAACGGGAAATAGCATCTTTAATGCTACCTGCCAACCGTATCCCAAATTGCTGTGATAGATACAACGTATCTAAATACAGCCGGTTTAAATCCAGTGTTAATTGTTCAGGATTAAGTGTATAATTAATAACAACTGGAATTTTAATAGAATAATGATCACTTTTTATCGATTCCAGCGGGGGAACAGGGATTACAATATCCACATTGCATGATCCATTTAAAGGAATATAGTGTACCTTAATTGTAGTAAAAATCCCCTGTGGAACTACATTTACCCTTTTGTGCAAATATCCAAATATCTGACCATTTGCATCAGTAACAAAAGCCAATACTCCATCACCAACAAAGACAACAGTTCGTACAAAAATATAAACAAAAGCAGCTATTATAAATGCTGCAATAATAATTTTTTGTACTTTACCCATGAATTATTCTTCATCTTTATACTGAACAGGCTTTGATGGCATAATTGTTGATATTGCATGTTTGTAAATAAGATTTTGCTTTTTGTCAACTTCAACTAAGATTGTGAAGCTATCAAAGCTTATTACCTTTCCCTTGATTGGTACGCCATTCATAAGGTAGATAGTAATTTCCACTTTATCCTTGCGTGCCGCATTAAGAAAAGTGTCCTGTAAATTTTTTGTTTGTTTGCCCATTGTGCACCCTCTTTATGTATTTTAATGTTAATATTTATTTTATTTTAAATATTTATTACCACTTAACACTTACTTATCATTGAATAGTAATATTATCAATATTTTTTTCTAATTATTTTAAAATCTACTTCGTATATAACCATTCCCAGATTATATCCTTTATTTTTTCAACATTATCTGGTGCTACCCATATTGGTTTGTATCGCTTAAACCAGGTGACCTGCCTTTTGGCATAATGTTTTGTTTCCTGTTTTATTTGTTCAATTGCTTCATCAAGCGATAGTTCATGTATTAATACCTTGTGTAGCTGCAAATATCCTATTGCCTTTTGAGAATTGAAATCCTGCGTATATCCCATAGCTCGTAAATTTTGTACTTCTTCCACAAAGCCCCGACTGATCATTTCATCAACCCTTTTTTCAATCCGTTTGTATAAAACATCACGGTCCACGTCCAGCGCAATCATCAAAATATCCAAATTACTCTTTTTATGCCCTGATTGTAAAAATTGTGTTAATGGCATACCGGTTGCCCTGAAAACTTCAAGACCTCGCAAT
The genomic region above belongs to Spirochaetota bacterium and contains:
- the hfq gene encoding RNA chaperone Hfq; amino-acid sequence: MGKQTKNLQDTFLNAARKDKVEITIYLMNGVPIKGKVISFDSFTILVEVDKKQNLIYKHAISTIMPSKPVQYKDEE
- a CDS encoding phosphatase PAP2 family protein; the encoded protein is MLQKVLQEYDSKIHLEELLTFGMALFLNILIIIFSHITLAPVIFTINTTIMLLIIATVYTQRYATSTIYTIYRDWYILPLLVAIFMEHNKLVPLINPHDIDTVLIKIDYALFLGNHPTVLLEKMLHPFITELLQIVYASFYFLPFTLCLLLYFKERKVDFHIVASTIMLGFYVSYIGYYIFPAIGPRFTLTHLQTKPLEGLWLFNFVHHGLAYLEGVTRDCFPSGHTLVSILTVLLAIKFHKKFSIIATVWAMLLIISTVYLRYHYVIDVIAGFLVGLATFRYAPVLARLYIFGSAEISTPVLDYIRTWWDWLSEIRRR